A DNA window from Coregonus clupeaformis isolate EN_2021a unplaced genomic scaffold, ASM2061545v1 scaf0715, whole genome shotgun sequence contains the following coding sequences:
- the LOC121532641 gene encoding ATPase family AAA domain-containing protein 5 isoform X2, translating to MEKKNGRPKSNDITKYFSITPQPLGRKRLISEQVKEKPKMAPCHIGGSYDEVPLSVSRSTSRLHRLKQNRYPKARTSLVKDSPCSDPPNNVIVISESSCSSADTAFRSRAVMGSVDLAQVTGQCHGAGVGLTSGQNEIPCTLTIQAAVQSASGTARVSDEKVASIFTRKHSQRQILNWWSSSTLKRSQTERKGSITSGWRDTLSGSVCKGSLEEVKVSNPLFSVRRVFTMLLKKYKENLLESESPETEIGATSPPSSVGEKRKHQNEREDPETVRKRQRSSLGLEETSFTGYSPSLERQVRGSLIPSSRGQPRRSRLSRTQRLRQQQHESQGLGIGHELTPNPPKSPQKVYPAQPQRCQRRVHNIEDLLWTEKYRPQHSSEVIGNPTSVKKLHSWLKKWKLRADSEEKRKERERKLEENANSNDSWDCGDFQGEAGVEENGEEDLCSTMLITGPPGVGKTASVYACAQELGFKFVDNQIRWVKQRTRRGLHMFIQSYDSQKQVFEVNASSQRSGRDVLTQLKEATQSHLVEIQGSTTLESSHLRSYNTSTKSDTVAGKVASPRKIFSSSRKGPQPPCSSRHKMGGSAASMMLANFFKKKSKPEIIDSPSLSTKQDEPNIFVSLKTVTVKKADIINPRLVSQLSPDIEEPPTGRQSKRMSTSLILFEEVDVIFDDDVGFLTAIKTFMTTTKRPVILTTSDPSFSAKFDGDFKAILFKTPSVVNVCSYLQLLCLAENVRTDPGDITSLVSVNQGDIRRSLLQLQLWICSGGGQVSQRATPLKDPAGGVYGTLGVAEVEDSAVGEKTSPRHPPCDVGCTQSMLGLLNSDHSHDLQTTLKCQSWAKPDIVKLMEILTESWRRGVALLYSNLEVLLPLPVRTQPSPLLAAKKVTRPRLQSEPTPPDIHPHPQVPLILDQTSPVKVSSGSRLRRKKCVPTSDSRSAHSMLVKPYRASLSLRSTHPSASNITETVNDKLLTEKKADGLVYHCLGAITDFMDLMSFIDISLPSECPHKAGPCRPGAFLWTGAEIKDGLLDEMREEDQGSWRWGCERTLEIKAAVEGMGFQRCLARVSGVWTGSQRLEGEQRGRVMEKLTLPVAPHRQGFRVSQTTSCDPSMVQRRYDIIRTVLSSRAFCTLGSKQAVAVDYLPVLRTICQSERTQEQGQGRFLHYLSSTHLGLPKATVRLLADDFP from the exons ATGGAGAAGAAGAATGGGCGCCCAAAATCCAATGACATCACAAAGTACTTCAGTATAACCCCACAACCTCTTGGGAGGAAGAGACTAATTTCTGAGCAGGTGAAAGAGAAACCTAAGATGGCGCCTTGTCATATTGGGGGGTCTTATGATGAGGTGCCTCTCTCCGTGTCAAGGTCAACCAGTAGGCTGCACAGACTCAAGCAGAACAGATACCCCAAAGCAAGAACAAGCCTCGTCAAGGATAGCCCCTGCTCAGACCCTCCTAATAATGTTATAGTGATTTCAGAGTCAAGCTGCTCCAGTGCTGACACAGCATTCAGGAGCAGGGCAGTGATGGGGTCTGTGGACCTGGCTCAAGTCACTGGCCAATGCCATGGAGCAGGAGTTGGACTTACATCTGGCCAGAATGAAATACCATGTACCCTCACAATTCAAGCAGCGGTGCAGTCTGCCTCTGGGACAGCCAGGGTCTCGGATGAGAAGGTGGCATCCATTTTCACCAGGAAACACTCACAGAGACAGATTTTGAATTGGTGGTCCAGCTCAACACTTAAACGCAGCCAGACTGAGAGGAAGGGGTCAATTACTTCTGGCTGGAGAGATACGTTGTCAGGGTCTGTCTGCAAGGGGTCTCTTGAAGAGGTCAAAGTGTCTAACCCACTGTTCTCAGTCAGAAGAGTCTTCACTATGCTGCTGAAGAAATACAAAGAGAATTTACTGGAGTCGGAAAGTCCAG AGACAGAGATAGGCGCTACATCTCCTCCTAGCTCTgtaggagagaagaggaaacatCAGAATGAGAGGGAGGACCCTGAAACTGTACGCAAGCGCCAAAGGTCTAGCCTGGGGTTAGAGGAGACCAGCTTTACTGGGTATAGTCCCTCTTTAGAACGCCAAGTCAGGGGGTCTCTTATCCCCTCTTCCAGGGGTCAGCCTAGAAGAAGCAGGCTGAGCCGAACACAAAGACTCAGGCAGCAACAGCACGAGAGTCAAGGTCTGGGGATAGGTCATGAACTGACCCCTAACCCACCAAAATCTCCTCAGAAGGTCTATCCTGCCCAACCACAGAGATGCCAAAGGAGAG TTCACAACATTGAGGATTTGCTGTGGACAGAGAAGTACCGCCCTCAGCACTCCAGTGAGGTAATAGGCAACCCTACCTCTGTAAAGAAGCTACACAG TTGGTTAAAGAAATGGAAACTGAGAGCTGACTctgaagagaagagaaaagagcgGGAAAGGAAGCTAGAAGAAAACGCCAACAGCAATG ACTCGTGGGACTGTGGTGACTTCCAGGGAGAGGCTGGAGTGGAGGAGAACGGGGAGGAAGATCTGTGTAGCACCATGCTGATCACAGGACCTCCAGGAGTGGGCAAGACAGCCTCAGTATACGCCTGCGCTCAGGAGCTGGGCTTCAAG TTTGTGGATAATCAGATAAGATGGGTAAAGCAGAGAACCAGGAGAGGCCTGCACATGTTCATTCAGTCATATGATTCACAGAAACAG GTGTTCGAAGTGAACGCTTCCTCCCAGCGCAGTGGTCGCGACGTCCTGACTCAACTGAAAGAGGCCACCCAATCTCACCTGGTGGAGATCCAGGGAAGCACCACCCTCGAATCATCTCATCTCAGGAGCTACAACACCTCAACTAAATCTGACACAGTAGCTG GTAAAGTGGCCTCTCCCAGAAAGATTTTCTCATCCTCTAGGAAGGGGCCTCAGCCCCCTTGTAGCTCTCGCCATAAGATGGGTGGCAGTGCAGCCTCCATGATGCTGGCAAATTTCTTCAAGAAGAAGAGTAAACCAGAGATCATAGACAGCCCTTCATTATCTACAAAACAGGATGAACCCAACA TCTTTGTCTCTCTCAAGACCGTGACCGTGAAGAAGGCAGATATTATTAACCCTAGGTTAGTCAGTCAACTGTCGCCAGACATTGAAGAACCACCAACAGGTAGACAGAGTAAAAGGATGTCCACATCACTCATTCTATTTGAAGAG GTTGATGTCATATTCGATGATGATGTGGGATTCCTCACAGCAATCAAGACCTTCATGACGACAACCAAGAGACCTGTGATACTGACCactagtg ATCCCTCCTTCAGTGCAAAATTTGACGGCGACTTTAAAGCGATCCTTTTTAAAACACCTTCAGTG GTGAATGTTTGCAGTTACCTGCAGCTGCTGTGTCTGGCTGAGAACGTAAGGACGGATCCTGGGGACATCACCTCTCTGGTGAGCGTGAACCAGGGAGACATCAGACGTAGCCTACTGCAGCTGCAGCTCTGGATCTGCAGTGGAGGAGGACAAGTATCTCAGAGGGCAACCCCACTGAAGGACCCTGCAGGTGGTGTGTATGGAA CTCTGGGTGTTGCTGAAGTGGAAGACAGTGCAGTGGGTGAAAAGACTTCTCCCCGCCATCCTCCCTGTGATGTGGGCTGCACTCAGAGCATGCTGGGGCTCCTGAACTCTGACCACAGCCATGATCTGCAGACCACTCTAAAG TGCCAATCCTGGGCTAAACCAGACATTGTCAAGCTGATGGAGATCCTTACtgagagctggaggagaggtgTAGCTCTGCTCTACTCAAACCTGGAGGTCCTCCTTCCCCTACCAGTCAGGACCCAGCCCAGTCCTCTCCTCGCCGCAAAGAAAGTGACTCGCCCTAGGCTTCAGAGTGAGCCAACACCCCCTGACATCCACCCCCACCCTCAGGTCCCACTGATCCTGGATCAGACCAGTCCAGTTAAGGTGTCCTCTGGCTCCAGGCTGAGGAGAAAGAAATGTGTGCCAACATCTGATTCCAGATCAGCTCACAGCATGTTAGTAAAGCCTTACAGAGCCTCACTGTCACTGAGGAGTACTCATCCAAGTGCATCAAATATTACTGAGACTGTTAATGACAAACTTCTAACTGAGAAGAAGGCAGATGGGTTGGTGTACCACTGCTTAGGTGCAATAACTGACTTTATGGACCTCATGTCCTTCATTGATATCTCTCTACCGAGTGAGTGTCCACATAAGGCAGGTCCATGCAGGCCAGGGGCTTTTCTCTGGACAGGGGCAGAGATTAAGGATGGACTGCtagatgagatgagagaggaggatcaGGGCTCCTGGAGGTGGGGTTGTGAGAGGACATTGGAGATCAAGGCTGCAGTAGAGGGCATGGGCTTCCAGAGGTGCCTGGCCAGGGTGTCAGGGGTCTGGACTGGATCCCAGAGGCTGGAGGGGGAGCAGAGGGGGAGGGTGATGGAGAAACTCACCCTCCCTGTCGCCCCACACAGACAGGGTTTCAGGGTCAGTCAGACCACTTCCTGTGATCCTAG CATGGTCCAAAGGAGATATGACATCATCAGAACCGTCCTCTCAAGCAGAGCTTTCTGCACCTTGGGAAGCAAGCAGGCTGTTGCCGTGGACTACCTGCCTGTCCTCCGCACCATCTGCCAATCAGAGAGAACTCAGGAACAGGGCCAAGGCAG GTTTCTGCATTACCTCAGCAGTACTCACCTGGGCCTCCCTAAGGCCACTGTGAGACTCCTTGCAGATGATTTCCCATAA
- the LOC121532641 gene encoding ATPase family AAA domain-containing protein 5 isoform X1 yields MEKKNGRPKSNDITKYFSITPQPLGRKRLISEQVKEKPKMAPCHIGGSYDEVPLSVSRSTSRLHRLKQNRYPKARTSLVKDSPCSDPPNNVIVISESSCSSADTAFRSRAVMGSVDLAQVTGQCHGAGVGLTSGQNEIPCTLTIQAAVQSASGTARVSDEKVASIFTRKHSQRQILNWWSSSTLKRSQTERKGSITSGWRDTLSGSVCKGSLEEVKVSNPLFSVRRVFTMLLKKYKENLLESESPETEIGATSPPSSVGEKRKHQNEREDPETVRKRQRSSLGLEETSFTGYSPSLERQVRGSLIPSSRGQPRRSRLSRTQRLRQQQHESQGLGIGHELTPNPPKSPQKVYPAQPQRCQRRVHNIEDLLWTEKYRPQHSSEVIGNPTSVKKLHSWLKKWKLRADSEEKRKERERKLEENANSNDSWDCGDFQGEAGVEENGEEDLCSTMLITGPPGVGKTASVYACAQELGFKFVDNQIRWVKQRTRRGLHMFIQSYDSQKQVFEVNASSQRSGRDVLTQLKEATQSHLVEIQGSTTLESSHLRSYNTSTKSDTVAGQHTPQLKSKVASPRKIFSSSRKGPQPPCSSRHKMGGSAASMMLANFFKKKSKPEIIDSPSLSTKQDEPNIFVSLKTVTVKKADIINPRLVSQLSPDIEEPPTGRQSKRMSTSLILFEEVDVIFDDDVGFLTAIKTFMTTTKRPVILTTSDPSFSAKFDGDFKAILFKTPSVVNVCSYLQLLCLAENVRTDPGDITSLVSVNQGDIRRSLLQLQLWICSGGGQVSQRATPLKDPAGGVYGTLGVAEVEDSAVGEKTSPRHPPCDVGCTQSMLGLLNSDHSHDLQTTLKCQSWAKPDIVKLMEILTESWRRGVALLYSNLEVLLPLPVRTQPSPLLAAKKVTRPRLQSEPTPPDIHPHPQVPLILDQTSPVKVSSGSRLRRKKCVPTSDSRSAHSMLVKPYRASLSLRSTHPSASNITETVNDKLLTEKKADGLVYHCLGAITDFMDLMSFIDISLPSECPHKAGPCRPGAFLWTGAEIKDGLLDEMREEDQGSWRWGCERTLEIKAAVEGMGFQRCLARVSGVWTGSQRLEGEQRGRVMEKLTLPVAPHRQGFRVSQTTSCDPSMVQRRYDIIRTVLSSRAFCTLGSKQAVAVDYLPVLRTICQSERTQEQGQGRFLHYLSSTHLGLPKATVRLLADDFP; encoded by the exons ATGGAGAAGAAGAATGGGCGCCCAAAATCCAATGACATCACAAAGTACTTCAGTATAACCCCACAACCTCTTGGGAGGAAGAGACTAATTTCTGAGCAGGTGAAAGAGAAACCTAAGATGGCGCCTTGTCATATTGGGGGGTCTTATGATGAGGTGCCTCTCTCCGTGTCAAGGTCAACCAGTAGGCTGCACAGACTCAAGCAGAACAGATACCCCAAAGCAAGAACAAGCCTCGTCAAGGATAGCCCCTGCTCAGACCCTCCTAATAATGTTATAGTGATTTCAGAGTCAAGCTGCTCCAGTGCTGACACAGCATTCAGGAGCAGGGCAGTGATGGGGTCTGTGGACCTGGCTCAAGTCACTGGCCAATGCCATGGAGCAGGAGTTGGACTTACATCTGGCCAGAATGAAATACCATGTACCCTCACAATTCAAGCAGCGGTGCAGTCTGCCTCTGGGACAGCCAGGGTCTCGGATGAGAAGGTGGCATCCATTTTCACCAGGAAACACTCACAGAGACAGATTTTGAATTGGTGGTCCAGCTCAACACTTAAACGCAGCCAGACTGAGAGGAAGGGGTCAATTACTTCTGGCTGGAGAGATACGTTGTCAGGGTCTGTCTGCAAGGGGTCTCTTGAAGAGGTCAAAGTGTCTAACCCACTGTTCTCAGTCAGAAGAGTCTTCACTATGCTGCTGAAGAAATACAAAGAGAATTTACTGGAGTCGGAAAGTCCAG AGACAGAGATAGGCGCTACATCTCCTCCTAGCTCTgtaggagagaagaggaaacatCAGAATGAGAGGGAGGACCCTGAAACTGTACGCAAGCGCCAAAGGTCTAGCCTGGGGTTAGAGGAGACCAGCTTTACTGGGTATAGTCCCTCTTTAGAACGCCAAGTCAGGGGGTCTCTTATCCCCTCTTCCAGGGGTCAGCCTAGAAGAAGCAGGCTGAGCCGAACACAAAGACTCAGGCAGCAACAGCACGAGAGTCAAGGTCTGGGGATAGGTCATGAACTGACCCCTAACCCACCAAAATCTCCTCAGAAGGTCTATCCTGCCCAACCACAGAGATGCCAAAGGAGAG TTCACAACATTGAGGATTTGCTGTGGACAGAGAAGTACCGCCCTCAGCACTCCAGTGAGGTAATAGGCAACCCTACCTCTGTAAAGAAGCTACACAG TTGGTTAAAGAAATGGAAACTGAGAGCTGACTctgaagagaagagaaaagagcgGGAAAGGAAGCTAGAAGAAAACGCCAACAGCAATG ACTCGTGGGACTGTGGTGACTTCCAGGGAGAGGCTGGAGTGGAGGAGAACGGGGAGGAAGATCTGTGTAGCACCATGCTGATCACAGGACCTCCAGGAGTGGGCAAGACAGCCTCAGTATACGCCTGCGCTCAGGAGCTGGGCTTCAAG TTTGTGGATAATCAGATAAGATGGGTAAAGCAGAGAACCAGGAGAGGCCTGCACATGTTCATTCAGTCATATGATTCACAGAAACAG GTGTTCGAAGTGAACGCTTCCTCCCAGCGCAGTGGTCGCGACGTCCTGACTCAACTGAAAGAGGCCACCCAATCTCACCTGGTGGAGATCCAGGGAAGCACCACCCTCGAATCATCTCATCTCAGGAGCTACAACACCTCAACTAAATCTGACACAGTAGCTGGTCAGCACACCCCGCAACTGAAAA GTAAAGTGGCCTCTCCCAGAAAGATTTTCTCATCCTCTAGGAAGGGGCCTCAGCCCCCTTGTAGCTCTCGCCATAAGATGGGTGGCAGTGCAGCCTCCATGATGCTGGCAAATTTCTTCAAGAAGAAGAGTAAACCAGAGATCATAGACAGCCCTTCATTATCTACAAAACAGGATGAACCCAACA TCTTTGTCTCTCTCAAGACCGTGACCGTGAAGAAGGCAGATATTATTAACCCTAGGTTAGTCAGTCAACTGTCGCCAGACATTGAAGAACCACCAACAGGTAGACAGAGTAAAAGGATGTCCACATCACTCATTCTATTTGAAGAG GTTGATGTCATATTCGATGATGATGTGGGATTCCTCACAGCAATCAAGACCTTCATGACGACAACCAAGAGACCTGTGATACTGACCactagtg ATCCCTCCTTCAGTGCAAAATTTGACGGCGACTTTAAAGCGATCCTTTTTAAAACACCTTCAGTG GTGAATGTTTGCAGTTACCTGCAGCTGCTGTGTCTGGCTGAGAACGTAAGGACGGATCCTGGGGACATCACCTCTCTGGTGAGCGTGAACCAGGGAGACATCAGACGTAGCCTACTGCAGCTGCAGCTCTGGATCTGCAGTGGAGGAGGACAAGTATCTCAGAGGGCAACCCCACTGAAGGACCCTGCAGGTGGTGTGTATGGAA CTCTGGGTGTTGCTGAAGTGGAAGACAGTGCAGTGGGTGAAAAGACTTCTCCCCGCCATCCTCCCTGTGATGTGGGCTGCACTCAGAGCATGCTGGGGCTCCTGAACTCTGACCACAGCCATGATCTGCAGACCACTCTAAAG TGCCAATCCTGGGCTAAACCAGACATTGTCAAGCTGATGGAGATCCTTACtgagagctggaggagaggtgTAGCTCTGCTCTACTCAAACCTGGAGGTCCTCCTTCCCCTACCAGTCAGGACCCAGCCCAGTCCTCTCCTCGCCGCAAAGAAAGTGACTCGCCCTAGGCTTCAGAGTGAGCCAACACCCCCTGACATCCACCCCCACCCTCAGGTCCCACTGATCCTGGATCAGACCAGTCCAGTTAAGGTGTCCTCTGGCTCCAGGCTGAGGAGAAAGAAATGTGTGCCAACATCTGATTCCAGATCAGCTCACAGCATGTTAGTAAAGCCTTACAGAGCCTCACTGTCACTGAGGAGTACTCATCCAAGTGCATCAAATATTACTGAGACTGTTAATGACAAACTTCTAACTGAGAAGAAGGCAGATGGGTTGGTGTACCACTGCTTAGGTGCAATAACTGACTTTATGGACCTCATGTCCTTCATTGATATCTCTCTACCGAGTGAGTGTCCACATAAGGCAGGTCCATGCAGGCCAGGGGCTTTTCTCTGGACAGGGGCAGAGATTAAGGATGGACTGCtagatgagatgagagaggaggatcaGGGCTCCTGGAGGTGGGGTTGTGAGAGGACATTGGAGATCAAGGCTGCAGTAGAGGGCATGGGCTTCCAGAGGTGCCTGGCCAGGGTGTCAGGGGTCTGGACTGGATCCCAGAGGCTGGAGGGGGAGCAGAGGGGGAGGGTGATGGAGAAACTCACCCTCCCTGTCGCCCCACACAGACAGGGTTTCAGGGTCAGTCAGACCACTTCCTGTGATCCTAG CATGGTCCAAAGGAGATATGACATCATCAGAACCGTCCTCTCAAGCAGAGCTTTCTGCACCTTGGGAAGCAAGCAGGCTGTTGCCGTGGACTACCTGCCTGTCCTCCGCACCATCTGCCAATCAGAGAGAACTCAGGAACAGGGCCAAGGCAG GTTTCTGCATTACCTCAGCAGTACTCACCTGGGCCTCCCTAAGGCCACTGTGAGACTCCTTGCAGATGATTTCCCATAA
- the LOC121532641 gene encoding ATPase family AAA domain-containing protein 5 isoform X3, with the protein MEKKNGRPKSNDITKYFSITPQPLGRKRLISEQVKEKPKMAPCHIGGSYDEVPLSVSRSTSRLHRLKQNRYPKARTSLVKDSPCSDPPNNVIVISESSCSSADTAFRSRAVMGSVDLAQVTGQCHGAGVGLTSGQNEIPCTLTIQAAVQSASGTARVSDEKVASIFTRKHSQRQILNWWSSSTLKRSQTERKGSITSGWRDTLSGSVCKGSLEEVKVSNPLFSVRRVFTMLLKKYKENLLESESPETEIGATSPPSSVGEKRKHQNEREDPETVRKRQRSSLGLEETSFTGYSPSLERQVRGSLIPSSRGQPRRSRLSRTQRLRQQQHESQGLGIGHELTPNPPKSPQKVYPAQPQRCQRRVHNIEDLLWTEKYRPQHSSEVIGNPTSVKKLHSWLKKWKLRADSEEKRKERERKLEENANSNDSWDCGDFQGEAGVEENGEEDLCSTMLITGPPGVGKTASVYACAQELGFKVFEVNASSQRSGRDVLTQLKEATQSHLVEIQGSTTLESSHLRSYNTSTKSDTVAGQHTPQLKSKVASPRKIFSSSRKGPQPPCSSRHKMGGSAASMMLANFFKKKSKPEIIDSPSLSTKQDEPNIFVSLKTVTVKKADIINPRLVSQLSPDIEEPPTGRQSKRMSTSLILFEEVDVIFDDDVGFLTAIKTFMTTTKRPVILTTSDPSFSAKFDGDFKAILFKTPSVVNVCSYLQLLCLAENVRTDPGDITSLVSVNQGDIRRSLLQLQLWICSGGGQVSQRATPLKDPAGGVYGTLGVAEVEDSAVGEKTSPRHPPCDVGCTQSMLGLLNSDHSHDLQTTLKCQSWAKPDIVKLMEILTESWRRGVALLYSNLEVLLPLPVRTQPSPLLAAKKVTRPRLQSEPTPPDIHPHPQVPLILDQTSPVKVSSGSRLRRKKCVPTSDSRSAHSMLVKPYRASLSLRSTHPSASNITETVNDKLLTEKKADGLVYHCLGAITDFMDLMSFIDISLPSECPHKAGPCRPGAFLWTGAEIKDGLLDEMREEDQGSWRWGCERTLEIKAAVEGMGFQRCLARVSGVWTGSQRLEGEQRGRVMEKLTLPVAPHRQGFRVSQTTSCDPSMVQRRYDIIRTVLSSRAFCTLGSKQAVAVDYLPVLRTICQSERTQEQGQGRFLHYLSSTHLGLPKATVRLLADDFP; encoded by the exons ATGGAGAAGAAGAATGGGCGCCCAAAATCCAATGACATCACAAAGTACTTCAGTATAACCCCACAACCTCTTGGGAGGAAGAGACTAATTTCTGAGCAGGTGAAAGAGAAACCTAAGATGGCGCCTTGTCATATTGGGGGGTCTTATGATGAGGTGCCTCTCTCCGTGTCAAGGTCAACCAGTAGGCTGCACAGACTCAAGCAGAACAGATACCCCAAAGCAAGAACAAGCCTCGTCAAGGATAGCCCCTGCTCAGACCCTCCTAATAATGTTATAGTGATTTCAGAGTCAAGCTGCTCCAGTGCTGACACAGCATTCAGGAGCAGGGCAGTGATGGGGTCTGTGGACCTGGCTCAAGTCACTGGCCAATGCCATGGAGCAGGAGTTGGACTTACATCTGGCCAGAATGAAATACCATGTACCCTCACAATTCAAGCAGCGGTGCAGTCTGCCTCTGGGACAGCCAGGGTCTCGGATGAGAAGGTGGCATCCATTTTCACCAGGAAACACTCACAGAGACAGATTTTGAATTGGTGGTCCAGCTCAACACTTAAACGCAGCCAGACTGAGAGGAAGGGGTCAATTACTTCTGGCTGGAGAGATACGTTGTCAGGGTCTGTCTGCAAGGGGTCTCTTGAAGAGGTCAAAGTGTCTAACCCACTGTTCTCAGTCAGAAGAGTCTTCACTATGCTGCTGAAGAAATACAAAGAGAATTTACTGGAGTCGGAAAGTCCAG AGACAGAGATAGGCGCTACATCTCCTCCTAGCTCTgtaggagagaagaggaaacatCAGAATGAGAGGGAGGACCCTGAAACTGTACGCAAGCGCCAAAGGTCTAGCCTGGGGTTAGAGGAGACCAGCTTTACTGGGTATAGTCCCTCTTTAGAACGCCAAGTCAGGGGGTCTCTTATCCCCTCTTCCAGGGGTCAGCCTAGAAGAAGCAGGCTGAGCCGAACACAAAGACTCAGGCAGCAACAGCACGAGAGTCAAGGTCTGGGGATAGGTCATGAACTGACCCCTAACCCACCAAAATCTCCTCAGAAGGTCTATCCTGCCCAACCACAGAGATGCCAAAGGAGAG TTCACAACATTGAGGATTTGCTGTGGACAGAGAAGTACCGCCCTCAGCACTCCAGTGAGGTAATAGGCAACCCTACCTCTGTAAAGAAGCTACACAG TTGGTTAAAGAAATGGAAACTGAGAGCTGACTctgaagagaagagaaaagagcgGGAAAGGAAGCTAGAAGAAAACGCCAACAGCAATG ACTCGTGGGACTGTGGTGACTTCCAGGGAGAGGCTGGAGTGGAGGAGAACGGGGAGGAAGATCTGTGTAGCACCATGCTGATCACAGGACCTCCAGGAGTGGGCAAGACAGCCTCAGTATACGCCTGCGCTCAGGAGCTGGGCTTCAAG GTGTTCGAAGTGAACGCTTCCTCCCAGCGCAGTGGTCGCGACGTCCTGACTCAACTGAAAGAGGCCACCCAATCTCACCTGGTGGAGATCCAGGGAAGCACCACCCTCGAATCATCTCATCTCAGGAGCTACAACACCTCAACTAAATCTGACACAGTAGCTGGTCAGCACACCCCGCAACTGAAAA GTAAAGTGGCCTCTCCCAGAAAGATTTTCTCATCCTCTAGGAAGGGGCCTCAGCCCCCTTGTAGCTCTCGCCATAAGATGGGTGGCAGTGCAGCCTCCATGATGCTGGCAAATTTCTTCAAGAAGAAGAGTAAACCAGAGATCATAGACAGCCCTTCATTATCTACAAAACAGGATGAACCCAACA TCTTTGTCTCTCTCAAGACCGTGACCGTGAAGAAGGCAGATATTATTAACCCTAGGTTAGTCAGTCAACTGTCGCCAGACATTGAAGAACCACCAACAGGTAGACAGAGTAAAAGGATGTCCACATCACTCATTCTATTTGAAGAG GTTGATGTCATATTCGATGATGATGTGGGATTCCTCACAGCAATCAAGACCTTCATGACGACAACCAAGAGACCTGTGATACTGACCactagtg ATCCCTCCTTCAGTGCAAAATTTGACGGCGACTTTAAAGCGATCCTTTTTAAAACACCTTCAGTG GTGAATGTTTGCAGTTACCTGCAGCTGCTGTGTCTGGCTGAGAACGTAAGGACGGATCCTGGGGACATCACCTCTCTGGTGAGCGTGAACCAGGGAGACATCAGACGTAGCCTACTGCAGCTGCAGCTCTGGATCTGCAGTGGAGGAGGACAAGTATCTCAGAGGGCAACCCCACTGAAGGACCCTGCAGGTGGTGTGTATGGAA CTCTGGGTGTTGCTGAAGTGGAAGACAGTGCAGTGGGTGAAAAGACTTCTCCCCGCCATCCTCCCTGTGATGTGGGCTGCACTCAGAGCATGCTGGGGCTCCTGAACTCTGACCACAGCCATGATCTGCAGACCACTCTAAAG TGCCAATCCTGGGCTAAACCAGACATTGTCAAGCTGATGGAGATCCTTACtgagagctggaggagaggtgTAGCTCTGCTCTACTCAAACCTGGAGGTCCTCCTTCCCCTACCAGTCAGGACCCAGCCCAGTCCTCTCCTCGCCGCAAAGAAAGTGACTCGCCCTAGGCTTCAGAGTGAGCCAACACCCCCTGACATCCACCCCCACCCTCAGGTCCCACTGATCCTGGATCAGACCAGTCCAGTTAAGGTGTCCTCTGGCTCCAGGCTGAGGAGAAAGAAATGTGTGCCAACATCTGATTCCAGATCAGCTCACAGCATGTTAGTAAAGCCTTACAGAGCCTCACTGTCACTGAGGAGTACTCATCCAAGTGCATCAAATATTACTGAGACTGTTAATGACAAACTTCTAACTGAGAAGAAGGCAGATGGGTTGGTGTACCACTGCTTAGGTGCAATAACTGACTTTATGGACCTCATGTCCTTCATTGATATCTCTCTACCGAGTGAGTGTCCACATAAGGCAGGTCCATGCAGGCCAGGGGCTTTTCTCTGGACAGGGGCAGAGATTAAGGATGGACTGCtagatgagatgagagaggaggatcaGGGCTCCTGGAGGTGGGGTTGTGAGAGGACATTGGAGATCAAGGCTGCAGTAGAGGGCATGGGCTTCCAGAGGTGCCTGGCCAGGGTGTCAGGGGTCTGGACTGGATCCCAGAGGCTGGAGGGGGAGCAGAGGGGGAGGGTGATGGAGAAACTCACCCTCCCTGTCGCCCCACACAGACAGGGTTTCAGGGTCAGTCAGACCACTTCCTGTGATCCTAG CATGGTCCAAAGGAGATATGACATCATCAGAACCGTCCTCTCAAGCAGAGCTTTCTGCACCTTGGGAAGCAAGCAGGCTGTTGCCGTGGACTACCTGCCTGTCCTCCGCACCATCTGCCAATCAGAGAGAACTCAGGAACAGGGCCAAGGCAG GTTTCTGCATTACCTCAGCAGTACTCACCTGGGCCTCCCTAAGGCCACTGTGAGACTCCTTGCAGATGATTTCCCATAA